In a single window of the Neodiprion virginianus isolate iyNeoVirg1 chromosome 1, iyNeoVirg1.1, whole genome shotgun sequence genome:
- the LOC124299490 gene encoding protein pangolin, isoforms A/H/I/S isoform X6 has translation MSLMDVKTREKVIDEEVRAAAKEEEVEEAEPEGDEEQLDDDNMRIFQEAVKTANINSPTTDHKVLTALYMSSLVQMSNMTLPRNVAPPSSFNTQPNFMQLLAMVEARHRMWQHMSWNTAGPQNFIRNPLSMPQPFFDNPVPSITDRLHNTQNSTVVSSSQSMKNDTLSSDTNKQSYFKRSTIDQKNSTSLATDNTKNQDTGQQNNQDKKKPHIKKPLNAFMLYMKEMRAKVVAECTLKESAAINQILGRRWHSLSREEQARYYEAARQERHLHQQRYPGWSARDNYGYGSKKKKRKKERSADPTGGNNMKKCRARYGLDQQSQWCKPCRRKKKCIRYMGEGGDGDGDGDGDGDGDDDHSEDNLGSVGEAGTPEEDESLSSPGGLSALSSLASPSLVLPSPSSLASPCPCPLTPPVPPPPLPQIQAQPAPPHRNPVGTNPHDINNPLSVNQLTGQCIKSDVGPAPSGPSNPAISVT, from the exons ATGTCTTTAATGGa TGTCAAGACGAGGGAGAAAGTCATCGACGAAGAAGTAAGAGCAGCGGCTAAGGAGGAGGAAGTCGAGGAGGCTGAACCCGAGGGTGACGAAGAGCAACTCGACGATGACAATATGAGAATATTTCAAGAGGCGGTAAAGACAGCGAACATCAACTCACCGACTACTGATCATAAAGTGTTGACGGCGCTGTATATGAGCAGTCTAGTTCAAATGTCTAATATGACTTTGCCAAGGAACGTTGCACCTCCATCTTCCTTTAATACTCAGCCTAATTTTATGCAACTACTGGCTATGGTCGAGGCGAGACATAGAATGTGGCAACACATGAGCTGGAATACAGCCGGGCCTcagaattttataagaaatcCATTGTCGATGCCGCAACCGTTCTTCGATAATCCTGTACCTAGTATAACGGACCGATTGCATAACACGCAGAATTCCACAGTTGTATCGTCGTCACAGTCTATGAAAAATGATACTTTGTCGAGCGATACTAACAAACAGAGTTATTTTAAACG GTCTACGATAGATCAGAAAAATTCTACGTCTTTAGCAACAGATAACACAAAAAATCAAGACACGGGTCAACAGAATAATCAAG ATAAAAAGAAACCCCATATAAAAAAACCACTCAACGCGTTCATGCTCTACATGAAGGAGATGAGGGCGAAGGTTGTAGCCGAGTGTACGTTAAAGGAGAGCGCTGCTATTAATCAAATATTGGGAAGACGA TGGCACTCGCTAAGTCGGGAGGAGCAGGCGAGGTATTATGAGGCTGCCAGACAGGAGCGCCATCTTCACCAACAGCGCTACCCTGGCTGGAGCGCGAGGGATAACTACGGATATGGaagcaagaagaagaagaggaagaaagagcGCTCCGCAGATCCCACCGGAG GTAATAACATGAAGAAATGTCGTGCCAGGTACGGACTAGACCAACAAAGTCAATGGTGTAAACCTTGCAG ACGTAAGAAGAAATGTATCAGGTATATGGGGGAGGGAGGAGATGGCGATGGCGACGGTGACGGAGATGGGGACGGAGATGACGATCATTCGGAGGACAACCTGGGCAGCGTAGGGGAAGCGGGCACTCCTGAAGAAGATGAGTCGCTGAGCAGTCCCGGAGGACTTTCGGCTCTTTCTAGTCTGGCCAGCCCGTCGCTGGTATTGCCTTCGCCTTCGAGCTTAGCCAGCCCGTGTCCGTGTCCCTTAACGCCTCCGGTGCCTCCTCCGCCTCTGCCTCAGATTCAAGCTCAGCCAGCGCCTCCTCATCGGAACCCGGTTGGCACCAATCCCCATGACATCAACAATCCGCTCAGTGTGAACCAACTGACAGGACAGTGTATAAAAAGTGATGTGGGACCTGCCCCCTCGGGCCCATCTAATCCTGCTATCAGTGTCACGTAG
- the LOC124299490 gene encoding protein pangolin, isoforms A/H/I/S isoform X5, translating into MGLAGTHPSGLPFFCPNGDHLSQPPPAHMGIPPYGTLDVSKAAAAGEYWPPHGPSTHPTHWKRLLAAAASTGLARAPIYPFPTGQYSYPMLSPEMTQVAASWHTPSMYPISPASAGFRSPYPTGLPITSSSLPSELYRFSPTGLMPPHPGLSPHAHALASHPLVSSAPKPDHSTLDHNHRSTIDQKNSTSLATDNTKNQDTGQQNNQDKKKPHIKKPLNAFMLYMKEMRAKVVAECTLKESAAINQILGRRWHSLSREEQARYYEAARQERHLHQQRYPGWSARDNYGYGSKKKKRKKERSADPTGGNNMKKCRARYGLDQQSQWCKPCRRKKKCIRYMGEGGDGDGDGDGDGDGDDDHSEDNLGSVGEAGTPEEDESLSSPGGLSALSSLASPSLVLPSPSSLASPCPCPLTPPVPPPPLPQIQAQPAPPHRNPVGTNPHDINNPLSVNQLTGQCIKSDVGPAPSGPSNPAISVT; encoded by the exons ATGGGCCTGGCCGGCACTCACCCGAGTGGTCTACCCTTCTTTTGCCCGAACGGTGATCACCTGTCTCAGCCACCCCCGGCGCACATGGGAATTCCACCCTATGGCACGCTGGACGTGAGCAAAGCGGCCGCGGCCGGTGAGTATTGGCCACCACACGGCCCATCCACACACCCCACGCACTGGAAACGACTCCTTGCCGCAGCAGCCTCCACAG GTCTGGCAAGGGCGCCGATATACCCCTTTCCGACTGGCCAATACTCGTACCCGATGCTCAGCCCGGAAATGACGCAAGTCGCCGCATCCTG GCACACCCCGAGCATGTATCCCATATCTCCTGCCAGCGCTGGATTTCGGAGTCCCTATCCAACGGGATTACCGATCACCAGTTCAAGCTTACCAAG CGAGCTGTACAGATTTTCACCAACCGGCCTCATGCCTCCACATCCTGGACTCAGTCCGCACGCACACGCGTTGGCCTCACATCCGCTGGTCTCTTCTGCCCCGAAGCCGGACCATTCTACCTTGGATCACAATCACAG GTCTACGATAGATCAGAAAAATTCTACGTCTTTAGCAACAGATAACACAAAAAATCAAGACACGGGTCAACAGAATAATCAAG ATAAAAAGAAACCCCATATAAAAAAACCACTCAACGCGTTCATGCTCTACATGAAGGAGATGAGGGCGAAGGTTGTAGCCGAGTGTACGTTAAAGGAGAGCGCTGCTATTAATCAAATATTGGGAAGACGA TGGCACTCGCTAAGTCGGGAGGAGCAGGCGAGGTATTATGAGGCTGCCAGACAGGAGCGCCATCTTCACCAACAGCGCTACCCTGGCTGGAGCGCGAGGGATAACTACGGATATGGaagcaagaagaagaagaggaagaaagagcGCTCCGCAGATCCCACCGGAG GTAATAACATGAAGAAATGTCGTGCCAGGTACGGACTAGACCAACAAAGTCAATGGTGTAAACCTTGCAG ACGTAAGAAGAAATGTATCAGGTATATGGGGGAGGGAGGAGATGGCGATGGCGACGGTGACGGAGATGGGGACGGAGATGACGATCATTCGGAGGACAACCTGGGCAGCGTAGGGGAAGCGGGCACTCCTGAAGAAGATGAGTCGCTGAGCAGTCCCGGAGGACTTTCGGCTCTTTCTAGTCTGGCCAGCCCGTCGCTGGTATTGCCTTCGCCTTCGAGCTTAGCCAGCCCGTGTCCGTGTCCCTTAACGCCTCCGGTGCCTCCTCCGCCTCTGCCTCAGATTCAAGCTCAGCCAGCGCCTCCTCATCGGAACCCGGTTGGCACCAATCCCCATGACATCAACAATCCGCTCAGTGTGAACCAACTGACAGGACAGTGTATAAAAAGTGATGTGGGACCTGCCCCCTCGGGCCCATCTAATCCTGCTATCAGTGTCACGTAG
- the LOC124299490 gene encoding protein pangolin, isoforms A/H/I/S isoform X3, producing the protein MEPECLEPLNLVIKKDSGAYEGVDESSFIKNNNYNSVKTREKVIDEEVRAAAKEEEVEEAEPEGDEEQLDDDNMRIFQEAVKTANINSPTTDHKVLTALYMSSLVQMSNMTLPRNVAPPSSFNTQPNFMQLLAMVEARHRMWQHMSWNTAGPQNFIRNPLSMPQPFFDNPVPSITDRLHNTQNSTVVSSSQSMKNDTLSSDTNKQSYFKRSTIDQKNSTSLATDNTKNQDTGQQNNQDKKKPHIKKPLNAFMLYMKEMRAKVVAECTLKESAAINQILGRRWHSLSREEQARYYEAARQERHLHQQRYPGWSARDNYGYGSKKKKRKKERSADPTGGNNMKKCRARYGLDQQSQWCKPCRRKKKCIRYMGEGGDGDGDGDGDGDGDDDHSEDNLGSVGEAGTPEEDESLSSPGGLSALSSLASPSLVLPSPSSLASPCPCPLTPPVPPPPLPQIQAQPAPPHRNPVGTNPHDINNPLSVNQLTGQCIKSDVGPAPSGPSNPAISVT; encoded by the exons ATGGAGCCCGAATGTTTAGAGCCATTAAATTTAGTGATAAAGAAGGATAGTGGAGCGTATGAGGGGGTCGACGAATCTtcgtttattaaaaataacaattacaaCAGTGTCAAGACGAGGGAGAAAGTCATCGACGAAGAAGTAAGAGCAGCGGCTAAGGAGGAGGAAGTCGAGGAGGCTGAACCCGAGGGTGACGAAGAGCAACTCGACGATGACAATATGAGAATATTTCAAGAGGCGGTAAAGACAGCGAACATCAACTCACCGACTACTGATCATAAAGTGTTGACGGCGCTGTATATGAGCAGTCTAGTTCAAATGTCTAATATGACTTTGCCAAGGAACGTTGCACCTCCATCTTCCTTTAATACTCAGCCTAATTTTATGCAACTACTGGCTATGGTCGAGGCGAGACATAGAATGTGGCAACACATGAGCTGGAATACAGCCGGGCCTcagaattttataagaaatcCATTGTCGATGCCGCAACCGTTCTTCGATAATCCTGTACCTAGTATAACGGACCGATTGCATAACACGCAGAATTCCACAGTTGTATCGTCGTCACAGTCTATGAAAAATGATACTTTGTCGAGCGATACTAACAAACAGAGTTATTTTAAACG GTCTACGATAGATCAGAAAAATTCTACGTCTTTAGCAACAGATAACACAAAAAATCAAGACACGGGTCAACAGAATAATCAAG ATAAAAAGAAACCCCATATAAAAAAACCACTCAACGCGTTCATGCTCTACATGAAGGAGATGAGGGCGAAGGTTGTAGCCGAGTGTACGTTAAAGGAGAGCGCTGCTATTAATCAAATATTGGGAAGACGA TGGCACTCGCTAAGTCGGGAGGAGCAGGCGAGGTATTATGAGGCTGCCAGACAGGAGCGCCATCTTCACCAACAGCGCTACCCTGGCTGGAGCGCGAGGGATAACTACGGATATGGaagcaagaagaagaagaggaagaaagagcGCTCCGCAGATCCCACCGGAG GTAATAACATGAAGAAATGTCGTGCCAGGTACGGACTAGACCAACAAAGTCAATGGTGTAAACCTTGCAG ACGTAAGAAGAAATGTATCAGGTATATGGGGGAGGGAGGAGATGGCGATGGCGACGGTGACGGAGATGGGGACGGAGATGACGATCATTCGGAGGACAACCTGGGCAGCGTAGGGGAAGCGGGCACTCCTGAAGAAGATGAGTCGCTGAGCAGTCCCGGAGGACTTTCGGCTCTTTCTAGTCTGGCCAGCCCGTCGCTGGTATTGCCTTCGCCTTCGAGCTTAGCCAGCCCGTGTCCGTGTCCCTTAACGCCTCCGGTGCCTCCTCCGCCTCTGCCTCAGATTCAAGCTCAGCCAGCGCCTCCTCATCGGAACCCGGTTGGCACCAATCCCCATGACATCAACAATCCGCTCAGTGTGAACCAACTGACAGGACAGTGTATAAAAAGTGATGTGGGACCTGCCCCCTCGGGCCCATCTAATCCTGCTATCAGTGTCACGTAG
- the LOC124299490 gene encoding protein pangolin, isoforms A/H/I/S isoform X4, with product MTTVCRVQRDDGPRIQQIINRTFAVIDEAKGGMKRSVKTREKVIDEEVRAAAKEEEVEEAEPEGDEEQLDDDNMRIFQEAVKTANINSPTTDHKVLTALYMSSLVQMSNMTLPRNVAPPSSFNTQPNFMQLLAMVEARHRMWQHMSWNTAGPQNFIRNPLSMPQPFFDNPVPSITDRLHNTQNSTVVSSSQSMKNDTLSSDTNKQSYFKRSTIDQKNSTSLATDNTKNQDTGQQNNQDKKKPHIKKPLNAFMLYMKEMRAKVVAECTLKESAAINQILGRRWHSLSREEQARYYEAARQERHLHQQRYPGWSARDNYGYGSKKKKRKKERSADPTGGNNMKKCRARYGLDQQSQWCKPCRRKKKCIRYMGEGGDGDGDGDGDGDGDDDHSEDNLGSVGEAGTPEEDESLSSPGGLSALSSLASPSLVLPSPSSLASPCPCPLTPPVPPPPLPQIQAQPAPPHRNPVGTNPHDINNPLSVNQLTGQCIKSDVGPAPSGPSNPAISVT from the exons ATGACGACCGTGTGCCGTGTGCAACGAGACGACGGTCCTCGTATACAGCAAATAATCAATCGTACGTTCGCGGTCATTGACGAGGCGAAGGGGGGGATGAAGAGGAG TGTCAAGACGAGGGAGAAAGTCATCGACGAAGAAGTAAGAGCAGCGGCTAAGGAGGAGGAAGTCGAGGAGGCTGAACCCGAGGGTGACGAAGAGCAACTCGACGATGACAATATGAGAATATTTCAAGAGGCGGTAAAGACAGCGAACATCAACTCACCGACTACTGATCATAAAGTGTTGACGGCGCTGTATATGAGCAGTCTAGTTCAAATGTCTAATATGACTTTGCCAAGGAACGTTGCACCTCCATCTTCCTTTAATACTCAGCCTAATTTTATGCAACTACTGGCTATGGTCGAGGCGAGACATAGAATGTGGCAACACATGAGCTGGAATACAGCCGGGCCTcagaattttataagaaatcCATTGTCGATGCCGCAACCGTTCTTCGATAATCCTGTACCTAGTATAACGGACCGATTGCATAACACGCAGAATTCCACAGTTGTATCGTCGTCACAGTCTATGAAAAATGATACTTTGTCGAGCGATACTAACAAACAGAGTTATTTTAAACG GTCTACGATAGATCAGAAAAATTCTACGTCTTTAGCAACAGATAACACAAAAAATCAAGACACGGGTCAACAGAATAATCAAG ATAAAAAGAAACCCCATATAAAAAAACCACTCAACGCGTTCATGCTCTACATGAAGGAGATGAGGGCGAAGGTTGTAGCCGAGTGTACGTTAAAGGAGAGCGCTGCTATTAATCAAATATTGGGAAGACGA TGGCACTCGCTAAGTCGGGAGGAGCAGGCGAGGTATTATGAGGCTGCCAGACAGGAGCGCCATCTTCACCAACAGCGCTACCCTGGCTGGAGCGCGAGGGATAACTACGGATATGGaagcaagaagaagaagaggaagaaagagcGCTCCGCAGATCCCACCGGAG GTAATAACATGAAGAAATGTCGTGCCAGGTACGGACTAGACCAACAAAGTCAATGGTGTAAACCTTGCAG ACGTAAGAAGAAATGTATCAGGTATATGGGGGAGGGAGGAGATGGCGATGGCGACGGTGACGGAGATGGGGACGGAGATGACGATCATTCGGAGGACAACCTGGGCAGCGTAGGGGAAGCGGGCACTCCTGAAGAAGATGAGTCGCTGAGCAGTCCCGGAGGACTTTCGGCTCTTTCTAGTCTGGCCAGCCCGTCGCTGGTATTGCCTTCGCCTTCGAGCTTAGCCAGCCCGTGTCCGTGTCCCTTAACGCCTCCGGTGCCTCCTCCGCCTCTGCCTCAGATTCAAGCTCAGCCAGCGCCTCCTCATCGGAACCCGGTTGGCACCAATCCCCATGACATCAACAATCCGCTCAGTGTGAACCAACTGACAGGACAGTGTATAAAAAGTGATGTGGGACCTGCCCCCTCGGGCCCATCTAATCCTGCTATCAGTGTCACGTAG